The Microbulbifer sp. YPW1 genome contains the following window.
AGCTACGCAACAGATCCTGTTCCGGATCAGGTTTTTTATGCGCACTTACTCAATCTGTGAAAAGTGGCAGGTTTTCAAACTGCAATGTAATTCTCCCGAATCCAACGCCGAGGATGTCGCGTAGCAATGACACCAATTGTGATCAACGGGAAAACATCATGTTGCAGAAAAAGTCTCTTGCTCTGGCTATTGCCCTCGGTCTCGGTTCCTCCGCGGTTTATGCGGATGGTTTTTATGTCAGCGGCACTCTCAGCTACAACAATATGGATGACACCGTTAACGACGGCACTTTCACCAGCGAATTTGTTACCGGCCCGGGCACCACCATCCCTGCCGGCGTCGCGCTGCCGGCTGGTACCGATGTGCGGTGGCGCACCAATGTGGACAGTGGTGCCGGGGTAAATCTTGCGCTGGGTTGGCGTATGGACGCCCTGCGTTTTGAAGCCGAGTATGCCTACGCCAAACATGACGTGGATCGCCATTTTGGTGTGTCCGCTGCGGATATCCCTTTGGGAAGTGAAGACGCTGGTGTGCTGGTCAGCGGTGCCCCGGGCAACCTGGGTATCTCCGTTGCCGACCTGGTGGCAGACGGGCGCGGCGACTTTTCTGCCGACTATCTGTTCGTGAATGCGTATTACGATTTCGACGCGGGCTGGTCGCTGAATCCATATATCGGTGCGGGCTTGGGTAACGCCTGGGTGGACGTGGATTACAGTCCTTCAGCGGTGTCTATCATCGACGACGATGACAGTGTATTTGCCTACCAGTTGATGGCGGGTCTCAATTATCAGTGTAACGAACAGCTGGAATTTTTTGGCGGGCTGCGCTGGCGTCAGACCGACGACATCGAGGTCAATTCGAACTTATTGCCGGCGTCTTTCAAAATCGAAAACGAAAGCTGGTTAGCAGAAATCGGTGCGCGCTGGACCTTCTGATCGGGTCTTCAAACCTTACCTGAAAAATTCACAAGGTTTGCAGGCAGGCCTTGTGAATTTTCTACTCCGCACGCACTCGCAATCGATCATGAGTGCCCTCTTGTCCCCTTTGCGGCTCCCTCCCGCAAAGGGGTTTTTTTTAAAACGCCACGCGGCGGTAGCGTCGGTAATTGGGCGACCAGAAATTTTTCTCGATATTCTTTTCCAGTTTTTCCTCGGTAATCCCCGGGGCTACACCGTCTTCCTGGGCCTGCTTGCCCACTGCCATGGCAATGGCCTTGCCCAGCTCGCGAATTTCTGACAGCGGCGGCAGCAGTGCACCACTGCCGTGTTTCACCACCGGAGCATGTTCTGCCAGTGCGTTGGATGCCGCCATCAACATGTTTTCCGTCACCCGGTTGGCACCAGACGCGATTACACCCAGGCCGATGCCGGGGAAGATATACACATTGTTGCACTGGGCGATGGGGTATTTTTTATCGTTCAGTTCCACCGCTTCAAACGGGCTGCCGGTGGCGACCATGGCTTCGCCGTTGGTCCACTCCAGTACCTCCTGTGGTGTGGCTTCGGCGCGCGAGGTGGGGTTGGACAGCGGCATCACCAGCGGACGCTTGCAGCCCTTGTGCAGGGCTTCAATGGCCGCCTGGGTGAACAGGCCGCCCTGGCCGGATACGCCGATCAGGATGGTGGGCTTCACCTGCTCGATCAGGGTCTGCAGATCCCACTCCGGGGCCTGTGGGTAGCGCTCGGTGCTTTGCGCCAGCTTTTCCTGGAAGTCGTGCAGGCCTTTCATTTCGTTGGTGACCAGTCCGTAGCGGTCGAACATGTAGATCCGTTCGCGGGCCTTCTCGTCCGTCAGCCCTTCCCCGACCATGGCCGACACCACCTGTTCGGCAATACCGCAGCCCGCGGAGCCCGCACCCACCACCAGTACTTTCTGTTTGGAGAGTTTCTCTTCCTTGGCCTTACACGCCGCGAGCATAGTGCCCAGCGCCACCGATGCGGTGCCCTGGATATCGTCGTTGAAGCAGCAGATTTCGTCGCGGTAGCGCTTCAGCAGGGGCATGGCGTTGGTCTGGGCAAAATCCTCGAACTGCACCAGTACCTTGGGCCAGCGGCGCTTTACCGCAGCGATGAATTCCTCGATGAATTCGTCGTACTCTTCCTGGGAGATGCGCTCATTGCGCCAGCCCATGTACATGGGGTCGTTCAGCAGAGTGCGGTTGTTGGTGCCCACATCGAGGGTGACCGGCAGGGTGTAGGCCGGGCTGATACCGCCACAGGCGGTGTACAGGGACAGCTTGCCGATGGGAATCCCCATGCCGCCGATACCCTGGTCGCCGAGGCCGAGGATGCGCTCACCGTCGGTGACCACGATGACCTTTACGTTCTCTTTAGTCGCGCTGCGCAGAATGTCGTCCATATGCTTGCGGTCCGGGTAGGACACAAACAGGCCGCGGTGATTGCGGTAGATATTGGAGAACTCTTCACAGGCCGCGCCCACGGTGGGGGTATAGATGATCGGCAGCATCTCTTCGATATGTTGCTCGATCAGGCGGAAAAACAGAGTCTCGTTGTCGTCCTGGATGGCGCGTAGGTAGATATGACGCTCCAGGTCCGTGCGGCACTGCTGGTACTGGTGGTAGGCGCGACGCACCTGTTCGCTGATGGATTCGACGTTGTTTGGCAGCAGGCCAATCAGGTTGAATTCGATGCGTTCCTGCAGGGTAAAGGCACTGCCCTTGTTGAGCAGGGGGATTTCCAGCAGGGATGGCCCGGCGTGGGGAATATACAGGGGTCGTTTAGCTTTCTGGCTCATAAAAATAGGCGGTAAATAAAAAGAGAATGGAAGCTGTACGGCGTTGTACGGTGGCGGGTGCTACGGAATGCTTGCGCCAGCGTAGCGAATCTGGGTGCGGCATTTTACGCTGATCTGGCCCAATCTGTCTTTTGCATTGGCAAAATCGCCCGTCGTTTCGGCCCAGCTGGCCGATTGCGCTGCAGGCTGGTTAAATACTCCGCTTTCCCAACCCCATCCGTTCATGAGGATAAAGATGTTCACGTACCAGGTTGAACCCCGCTTCAGTGAATCCGACGCCCTCGGGCATATCAACAATACCGTGGTACCAGTATGGTTCGAACAGGGACGCACGCCGATCTTTGCGCTGTTCAATCCCGATCTGGCGCTGGACGGGTGGAACCTGATCCTGAAGAAAATGGATGTGGATTTTGTCGCGCAGATCTATCTGTTCTCGCCGGTGGAAGTACGCACTTCTCTGCGAGCGGTGGGCAATACCTCCATGACCATCCATCAGGAGGTATGGCAGAAGGACAAGCTGGTGGCCCAGGGCGACTGCGTAATGGTGCACTTTGACTACAAGCAGCAGTGCAAGGCGGAGATTCCACCGGAAGTCCGCGAAAAGCTCCTCGCTCACCTCTCCTGAACCTGGCCCGTTCGATACTATTTAGGGGTATCGGGTCAGGTTAGGGGTATCGGGTCAGGGGCATAGGGGCCGGACTCTGCCGGCCCTTTGTTTCCTGTTGTCCGCTGTCGTGTGTTGAGCCGTACGATTCAGTGAATCTGGATACGGTGGGTGACCGGTTCCTTCGGCTCTGACTTGGGCACGGTCAGGGTCAGCACGCCATCCTTGAAGGTCGCATCGATATCCTCCTCGCGAATATCTTCACCCAGATTGAAACTGCGGGTGAATTTGCCGTAGCGACGTTCCTGACGCAGCACCTTGCGATCATCTTCGCCCTCGGTGTGCTGGTGCATTTCCGCTTCGATGGTCAGAACCCCGTTTTCCAGGGTCACGTCCAGGTCTTCCTTGCGGATGCCGGGCATTTCCGCACTCACCTCGTAGCAGTCCTTGCGCTCGTGAATATCCACTCTCGGGGTAAAGAACCCGCTGCGGGACTCACCCCGGGATTGTCCGGTATTGAAAAATTGCTCTACGATTTCATCGAAATCGAGCATGGTGTCTCGTGGAATCAGTTTCATGGCGATTTCCTCCCGAGCAGTTGCGTTCTCCGGCGCGGGCTCAAGCACATCCGCACCGGGCGGCTGCTGACATTATAGGGAGGGGCCTGCGCTTTCGCAGGCCGTCGGGGTCGGAGATTTGGGGTTGCTTGGAGGGGGTGCTGGAAGGTAGCGCAGTGCCGCCGTCGGGTTTAGGCGGTGATCACCTGATTGCGCCCGGCATCCTTGGCCCGGTACATCCTCGAATCGGCCTCGGCGAGCAGCTGTCCGTGATCGGCCTGTGTTGCGCCGGCGCCACCCTCGGCCACGCCGAAGCTGATGGAGATTTTGGCGGCTTCTTCGTACTGGTCACTGAGTGACTCGACCTTGTGGCGCAGTTTTTCGGCCAGTACCCCGCCGCCTTCCACGTCTGTGTTTGGCAGCAGGATCAGAAACTCCTCCCCGCCCCAGCGCGCCACAACATCGTCGGCACGGGTATTTTCCTGCAGTATTTTCGCCACATCCTGTAGTACCCGGTCACCGAAACTGTGGCCGAAGGTATCGTTGATGGCCTTGAAACTGTCCAGATCGCCAATCAGTACCGTGTAGCGCCCGGCCAATTCGCGGTTGCGACGCTCCAGCTCATCGATGGCTTTGTAGGCCTCGCGGCGGTTGGAAAGTCCGGTCAGTGCATCGGTACAGGCGTGGTTTTCCAGCTCTGCGGTGAGCCGGTGCAGCATCTGCTGGGTCTGGTGACGACTGCTGTCGAGGATTGCGGTGAGCGCCGTGAGCGCGCCAAACACCGCGATAAACCGCGCGCGGTGGGCTGTGTCGTACTGGGCGAGCAGGCCGGGAAAGTCCGGAAAAAACAGGATTAGCGCGGTGGCGGCACCAACGCCGGCGAGAGTGACCGTGCCCCACTTGTAGCCGTACAGGTTGATAAATCCGGGCACCAGCATCACCGCCCACATGAGGCCGGTATTGTTCACCCCGCCTGACAGCAACAGGTAAAAGTAGAGCACCAGCAGCAGCGCGCCGACCAGCATCGGGGTTTTGCGGCTCGGGCCTGCCACGTTTACTCCGACATAGGCCAGCAGAATCACGCCGGCCACACAGAACAGCGTCGCGGCCAGTACCAGGTCCGCGCCCATCAGGGCGATCACGCCCATGGCACCGGTGATTGCTAGGGCGAAAATAAGCATGTACCCCGAGGCCTGGATACGTCGGCGCAGCTCAAGTGCGCGGGCCTGGATAACGGGATCGGCAGCGGAGACATCCCGCGGGGACGCCTGATGATTTTGTTCTGCGGTTTTTTCCATGATGTGGCGTACTGTGTTTACGGCCGGATCCATCGGCCGATAATTCGGAAGCCCCGTTTCGCGGGAGTCAGCAGGCTATAGTAATGGTGAACGGGATTGGCGCGGAGGCCACCATGGGACAGCTGCAGCTGATTTGTGACAATGTTCTCACTATCGAGGCTGATGCACTCGTGTGTCCGGCACACAAACACCTGATTCGCGGACGAGGACTGTCTGCACAGATCTACGATCGCGCCGGACAAGAGTTGGTAAGTGAGTGCTCACAACAGCCCGAGTGCGGGGTCGGAGAGGCGCGTATTACCAGTGCGCCCAACCTGCCGGTGCACTACCTGTTACACACCGTCACGCCCCAGTGGAGCAGTGGCGACCAGTGGGGAGCAAAGGGTATCGCGCAACTGCGCCAGTGTTATCAGAGCGTGCTGGCACTGGCGCGGGAAAGAAACCTGAAGCGCTTGTTGTTCCCCGCCCTGGGCGCGGGTACCAATCGTTTTCCCCACGAAATCGCCGCGCATCAGGGGTTGGAGACGTTGCAGCAGGCGCTGGAAGACTTTCCCCTGATAACCGTGTGTCTGCACAGCCGCAGCGCACTTGGCACCTGGCAGCAGGTGCGCGAGCGATTTTTCTAAAGTTAATGGAATGGAAACCTTCCCGCGCTAAGTGCGCACTGTGCGCCCGCAGTCTCTAGCTTGAATTGTAAAGCCGATAGCTATTGATGGTGACTCACCTTTTCGCCATGATCGACCACTTTGTTAAAAAAGTGGACAAGGAAAAGGACGAATCGCTATGAAACTTTTTGGCAGCCTGACTTCACCCTACGTGCGCCATTGTCGTCTGGCTTTAATGCAATCCGGTCTTGACTGGGAAATGGTGGAGCTGGATATCCACAGCACCACCGAGCCGGGCACGCCTACCCTGCGTGTTCCCTTTCTGGAAGACGCTGGGCTAAAACTCACCGATTCCACTTCGATCGTAAAATACGTGCGCGAGAAATCCGGCAAAGAGTTTATTCCCGACGCAGTGGATCTGGATCGGTACTGTCTCGCCAACACGCTGATGGATGCGGCCATCAACCTGTTCCTACTGGAGCGCAGCGGCCTGGATATCGATGCGAATGTGTATACCCGCCGACAGAAACTGCGTGTTGAAAAAATTCTCGATGAGCTGAATTCCGCACCTTTGCCCGAGACCGGCAATTTGGGCGACGCAGATTACCGTGTGGCAGTGGGGGTGGCCTGGGGTGTATTCCGCAATCGTTTTTCCATCGATTCCCATCCGAACCTGCAGCGCCTGCTGGAAATCGCCGGGCAAGATGAATTTTTCGTCGAGACGGCGCCGCCCCAGGCGTGAGGATACAATGGCAATAAAGTCATTAATTGCTGTTGCGCGACGCATCTGAATTTTAAACCTGACTTTACTGGTCTTCTTTACTCTGCTGTTTTTTTCACACTGTTTGTCGCGAGCCTTTCGGTAGACTTCAACACACTAATGCTTTCCAATCGGTTTGTGCGCAAGGGGTGACTGTTTCACCCTTTGCGTGCATCGCGACAATTTTGACGAATCAATCTATACGTTGAAATTTTGATCCAAAAAATAATAAATGCTTATTGGAGAGAAACCATGAAGGTCCAACAAATAGTTACTTCGCTTTCCCTGGTGGCACTGGCTGGCAGCCTGGGAATGCCTGCATTTGCACAGACCAGCGGCGATGCCCAGGAAGTGATAGAAGAAGTGGTTACCGTGGGTTCCAGAACCAAACCCCGTTCAGTGACAGAATCTCCCGTACCAGTGGATGTACTCAACGCGAATGACCTGGCCAAATCGGGAAGCAGCGATATGCTCGACTTACTGAAAGGCTCGGTTCCCTCATTCAACGTGCATGACCAGCCGATTAGCGATGCTGCCTCGATGATCCGCCCGGTCAACATGCGCGGTTTGTCATCGGATTCCACCCTGATTCTGGTGAACGGCAAACGCCGCCATCGCGCCTCGGTGATCGCCTTCCAGGGCGGCGGCCTGAACGATGGCGCCCAGGGCCCGGATATTTCTGTGATCCCCAGCATCGCGCTCAAGCAGGTCGAAGTTCTGCGTGACGGTGCGGCAGCCCAGTATGGTTCCGACGCTATTGCCGGGGTGATGAACTTCGTGCTCAAAGACAATGCCGAGGGGGGCTCCCTGGAAATCAAAAGCGGCGAATTTTTTGAAGGGGACGGCCAGACCACGACCATGGCGGGCAACTATGGCATGCCCATGACCGACTCCGGTTTCCTGAATTTAAGCTTCCAGTTGAAGAATGCCGACGATACCTCGCGCTCGGTGCAGCGCCCGGATGCACAGGAAATGATCGACGCCGGCAATACGGCGATTGCGGAGCCGGCGCAAATCTGGGGGTCCCCCAAGATCGAGGATGACCTGACCCTGTTCGGTAATTTCGGCATCGACCTGAAAGATGGCAGCGAAATTTACGCGTTTGCCAACTACTCCAACCGTATGGTCGACGGCGGTTTCTATTACCGTAACCCGAATGGTCGTGAAGGTGTCTACACCGATGGCGACGGCATTCGACTGGTCGGCGCACTGGACGGCAATGCGGCGAGTTGCGATGCCTACCGCACAACGCCGCTGGCGGATGGCTCCGATATGGTGAACTCGGGGCTGCTGGACGACGCGAATTGCTTCGTCTTCAACAAAATGATTCCCGGCGGTTACACCCCGCGCTTTGTCGGCGATATTACCGACACTTCCATTACTGCGGGTCGTCGCGGTGAGTTGACCGACGGCTTCATGCAGGGCTGGAATTACGACGTCAGCGGTTCTGTGGGCCGCAACGAAGCGGAATTCGGTCTGAACAACACCATCAACCCGTCGTTTGGCCCGGACAGCAAGCGCGACTTCAAAACCGGGGCTTACATCCAGCTGGAAAAGACCCTGAACCTGGACCTGCAAAAGCAGTTTGATTCCGTGAGCCTGGCAATGGGTGCCGAGTGGCGCGAAGAGTCCTTCCAGATTATTGCCGGCGAGGGCATGTCCTGGCAGGTAGGTCCGCTGGCCGAGCAGGGCTTCAATATCGGATCACACGGTTTTGCCGGCTTCTCGATTGATTCAGCGGGCACCGCTGAGCGTCGCAACTACGCGCTGTATATGGACGTGGAGAATCAGGTAACCGATGACCTGTTGCTGGGCGGCGCGCTGCGCTACGAAGATTTCGATACCTTCGGTGATACCGCCAACTACAAGCTGGTCTTTAACTGGCAGCTGACCGACAACGTGGCCTGGCGCGGCTCGCACAGCACCGGTTTCCGTGCGCCGACCATGGGGCAGTCCTCAGTGGTCAACACGCAAACGTCCATTGTCGGCGGCCAGCTGACCCAGGCACAAACCCTGCCGGCCCCCAAACTGGGTGAAGCAGAATTGACGCCTGAAGAGTCTGTGAACTTTGCTACTGGTCTGGTTATGTCCGCAGGACCGGTTGACCTGACCATCGATGCTTTCTACATCGAAGTGGAAGACCGTATTGCGCTGACCGATAACGCCGCACCCTCCGACGCCCAGCGCGCGGCGATGGCGGCCGCTGGTGTACCCAATCCGGAACTGATCGGGCAGATCAACTATTTTGCCAATGATTTCGATACCGAAACCACCGGTGTCGATGTGGTGGCAACCTACGGTGCGGATCTGTTTGGTGGTGCGACCGACTTCAGCATGGCT
Protein-coding sequences here:
- a CDS encoding TonB-dependent siderophore receptor translates to MKVQQIVTSLSLVALAGSLGMPAFAQTSGDAQEVIEEVVTVGSRTKPRSVTESPVPVDVLNANDLAKSGSSDMLDLLKGSVPSFNVHDQPISDAASMIRPVNMRGLSSDSTLILVNGKRRHRASVIAFQGGGLNDGAQGPDISVIPSIALKQVEVLRDGAAAQYGSDAIAGVMNFVLKDNAEGGSLEIKSGEFFEGDGQTTTMAGNYGMPMTDSGFLNLSFQLKNADDTSRSVQRPDAQEMIDAGNTAIAEPAQIWGSPKIEDDLTLFGNFGIDLKDGSEIYAFANYSNRMVDGGFYYRNPNGREGVYTDGDGIRLVGALDGNAASCDAYRTTPLADGSDMVNSGLLDDANCFVFNKMIPGGYTPRFVGDITDTSITAGRRGELTDGFMQGWNYDVSGSVGRNEAEFGLNNTINPSFGPDSKRDFKTGAYIQLEKTLNLDLQKQFDSVSLAMGAEWREESFQIIAGEGMSWQVGPLAEQGFNIGSHGFAGFSIDSAGTAERRNYALYMDVENQVTDDLLLGGALRYEDFDTFGDTANYKLVFNWQLTDNVAWRGSHSTGFRAPTMGQSSVVNTQTSIVGGQLTQAQTLPAPKLGEAELTPEESVNFATGLVMSAGPVDLTIDAFYIEVEDRIALTDNAAPSDAQRAAMAAAGVPNPELIGQINYFANDFDTETTGVDVVATYGADLFGGATDFSMAYNWTKTEVKGGDATCGGGFVNNQGEICKAVRLERGLPEHRASFTMAQNWDKLSAFVRANFYGEYVGVHADWFGEQLGSEFTLDMEASYQATESIFLTAGASNLLDEKGGKIDGSIVGAPDNVLGGVYYETSPFGIGGGFYYLKASYEF
- a CDS encoding outer membrane protein produces the protein MLQKKSLALAIALGLGSSAVYADGFYVSGTLSYNNMDDTVNDGTFTSEFVTGPGTTIPAGVALPAGTDVRWRTNVDSGAGVNLALGWRMDALRFEAEYAYAKHDVDRHFGVSAADIPLGSEDAGVLVSGAPGNLGISVADLVADGRGDFSADYLFVNAYYDFDAGWSLNPYIGAGLGNAWVDVDYSPSAVSIIDDDDSVFAYQLMAGLNYQCNEQLEFFGGLRWRQTDDIEVNSNLLPASFKIENESWLAEIGARWTF
- a CDS encoding Hsp20/alpha crystallin family protein — encoded protein: MKLIPRDTMLDFDEIVEQFFNTGQSRGESRSGFFTPRVDIHERKDCYEVSAEMPGIRKEDLDVTLENGVLTIEAEMHQHTEGEDDRKVLRQERRYGKFTRSFNLGEDIREEDIDATFKDGVLTLTVPKSEPKEPVTHRIQIH
- a CDS encoding diguanylate cyclase, which encodes MDPAVNTVRHIMEKTAEQNHQASPRDVSAADPVIQARALELRRRIQASGYMLIFALAITGAMGVIALMGADLVLAATLFCVAGVILLAYVGVNVAGPSRKTPMLVGALLLVLYFYLLLSGGVNNTGLMWAVMLVPGFINLYGYKWGTVTLAGVGAATALILFFPDFPGLLAQYDTAHRARFIAVFGALTALTAILDSSRHQTQQMLHRLTAELENHACTDALTGLSNRREAYKAIDELERRNRELAGRYTVLIGDLDSFKAINDTFGHSFGDRVLQDVAKILQENTRADDVVARWGGEEFLILLPNTDVEGGGVLAEKLRHKVESLSDQYEEAAKISISFGVAEGGAGATQADHGQLLAEADSRMYRAKDAGRNQVITA
- a CDS encoding glutathione S-transferase family protein; amino-acid sequence: MKLFGSLTSPYVRHCRLALMQSGLDWEMVELDIHSTTEPGTPTLRVPFLEDAGLKLTDSTSIVKYVREKSGKEFIPDAVDLDRYCLANTLMDAAINLFLLERSGLDIDANVYTRRQKLRVEKILDELNSAPLPETGNLGDADYRVAVGVAWGVFRNRFSIDSHPNLQRLLEIAGQDEFFVETAPPQA
- a CDS encoding thioesterase family protein; the protein is MFTYQVEPRFSESDALGHINNTVVPVWFEQGRTPIFALFNPDLALDGWNLILKKMDVDFVAQIYLFSPVEVRTSLRAVGNTSMTIHQEVWQKDKLVAQGDCVMVHFDYKQQCKAEIPPEVREKLLAHLS
- a CDS encoding macro domain-containing protein; translation: MVNGIGAEATMGQLQLICDNVLTIEADALVCPAHKHLIRGRGLSAQIYDRAGQELVSECSQQPECGVGEARITSAPNLPVHYLLHTVTPQWSSGDQWGAKGIAQLRQCYQSVLALARERNLKRLLFPALGAGTNRFPHEIAAHQGLETLQQALEDFPLITVCLHSRSALGTWQQVRERFF
- a CDS encoding NAD-dependent malic enzyme codes for the protein MSQKAKRPLYIPHAGPSLLEIPLLNKGSAFTLQERIEFNLIGLLPNNVESISEQVRRAYHQYQQCRTDLERHIYLRAIQDDNETLFFRLIEQHIEEMLPIIYTPTVGAACEEFSNIYRNHRGLFVSYPDRKHMDDILRSATKENVKVIVVTDGERILGLGDQGIGGMGIPIGKLSLYTACGGISPAYTLPVTLDVGTNNRTLLNDPMYMGWRNERISQEEYDEFIEEFIAAVKRRWPKVLVQFEDFAQTNAMPLLKRYRDEICCFNDDIQGTASVALGTMLAACKAKEEKLSKQKVLVVGAGSAGCGIAEQVVSAMVGEGLTDEKARERIYMFDRYGLVTNEMKGLHDFQEKLAQSTERYPQAPEWDLQTLIEQVKPTILIGVSGQGGLFTQAAIEALHKGCKRPLVMPLSNPTSRAEATPQEVLEWTNGEAMVATGSPFEAVELNDKKYPIAQCNNVYIFPGIGLGVIASGANRVTENMLMAASNALAEHAPVVKHGSGALLPPLSEIRELGKAIAMAVGKQAQEDGVAPGITEEKLEKNIEKNFWSPNYRRYRRVAF